From the Lathyrus oleraceus cultivar Zhongwan6 chromosome 4, CAAS_Psat_ZW6_1.0, whole genome shotgun sequence genome, one window contains:
- the LOC127075770 gene encoding SUMO-activating enzyme subunit 2: MASASSSVIKDAKVLMVGAGGIGCELLKTLALSGFSDIHIIDMDTIEVSNLNRQFLFRQSHVGQSKAKVARDAVLKFRPKINITSYHANVKDPDFDVDFFKEFNVVLNGLDNLDARRHVNRLCLAADVPLVESGTTGFLGQVTVHVKGRTECYECQPKPAPKTYPVCTITSTPSKFVHCIVWAKELLFSKLFGDKNQDNDLNVRSSDAASSSKNVDDIFEHNNDEDIAQYGRRIFDHVFGYNIELALSNEETWKNRNRPKPIYSKDVLSDDLAKQNGNLDNYNACGDGLSVSAMSSLGMKNPQDVWSLRENSRILLEALRLFFTKRDKEVGNLSFDKDDQLAVEFVTAAANIRAASFGIPLHSLFEAKGIAGNIVHAVATTNAVIAGLIVIEAIKVLKNDVNRYRMTYCLEHPSRNLLLMPVEPFEPNKSCYVCSESPVLLEINTNRSKLKDVVEKIIKAKLGMNLPLIMNASNLLYEAGDIEEDMVAIYDANLEKVLAELPSPVTGGTMLTVEDFQQELKCNINIKHREEFDEEKEPDGMVLSGWTQPVSAEETKDKSISNGANTSDAPTAAESENDDDVGIVSPVKKRKLPDDSDKPNTADDAKHQKQLQVIDDEDDLVMLDGNLDGFKKRRVS, translated from the exons ATGGCTTCTGCATCTTCTTCAGTCATCAAA GATGCAAAAGTTCTCATGGTTGGTGCGGGTGGAATTGGATGCGAGCTTCTCAAGACTCTCGCTCTCTCTGGTTTCTCTGACATACACATA ATTGACATGGACACTATAGAAGTCAGTAACCTGAACAGACAATTTTTGTTCCGACAATCCCATGTTGGGCAGTCCAAGGCTAAA GTTGCTAGGGATGCTGTTTTAAAATTTAGGCCCAAGATAAACATTACATCATATCATGCAAATGTCAAAGATCCTGATTTCGATGTGGACTTCTTTAAGGAATTTAATGTTGTTCTTAATGGACTCGACAATCTAGATGCACGTCGACATGTGAATCGCCTGTGTTTGGCAGCTGATGTTCCTTTAGTTGAAAGTGGAACTACTGGGTTTCTTGGTCAG GTTACAGTGCATGTCAAGGGAAGAACAGAGTGCTATGAGTGTCAGCCTAAACCAGCCCCCAAGACGTATCCAGTCTGTACTATCACTAGTACTCCATCAAAG TTTGTTCACTGTATTGTGTGGGCAAAAGAGTTACTATTTTCCAAGTTATTTGGGGACAAGAATCAAGACAATGATTTAAATGTTCGCTCAAGTGATGCTGCCAGCTCATCAAAAAATGTAGATGATATATTTGAACATAACAATGATGAAGATATTGCTCAATATGGAAGGAGAAtatttgatcatgtatttggTTATAACATTGAATTAGCTTTGTCCAATGAGGAGACATGGAAAAATCGAAATAGACCTAAACCTATATACAGCAAGGATGTCCTGTCTGATGATTTGGCTAAACAGAACGGAAATCTGGACAACTATAATGCTTGTGGTGATGGATTATCAGTTTCTGCCATGTCATCTTTGGGCATGAAGAACCCACAAGATGTCTGGAGTCTTAGAGAAAATTCTAGAATACTTCTTGAAGCACTGAGACTATTCTTCACGAAAAGAGACAAG GAGGTTGGCAATCTAAGCTTTGATAAAGATGACCAGTTGGCTGTAGAATTTGTTACTGCAGCTGCAAACATACGGGCTGCTTCATTTGGCATACCTCTACACAGTCTTTTTGAAGCTAAAGGCATTGCTGGTAACATTGTGCATGCTGTGGCGACAACAAATGCTGTTATTGCTGGTTTGATTGTCATTGAAGCAATTAAGGTGCTGAAGAATGACGTTAATAGATATAG AATGACATATTGTCTGGAACACCCATCAAGAAACCTGCTGCTTATGCCAGTGGAGCCATTTGAACCAAACAAATCATGTTATGTTTGTTCTGAG AGTCCTGTATTGCTTGAAATAAACACAAACCGTTCAAAGTTGAAGGATGTTGTTGAAAAGATCATCAAGGCTAAGCTTGGGATGAACCTTCCACTTATTATGAATGCTTCAAACCTTCTCTATGAGGCTGGTGATATTGAGGAAGACATGGTTGCAATTTATGATGCCAATCTTGAAAAG GTCCTAGCTGAGCTTCCTTCTCCTGTAACTGGTGGTACAATGCTTACAGTAGAGGATTTTCAACAGGAATTGAAATGCAATATCAATATAAAACACAG AGAGGAATttgacgaagagaaagaacctGATGGGATGGTTCTCTCAGGATGGACTCAACCAGTGTCAGCAGAAGAAACAAAAGACAAATCTATTAGTAATGGTGCCAACACTTCAGATGCACCGACAGCTGCAGAATCTGAAAACGATGATGATGTTGGTATAGTTTCTCCGGTGAAGAAAAGAAAGCTTCCTGATGATTCTGATAAGCCAAATACCGCTGATGATGCAAAGCATCAAAAGCAATTACAAGTGATCGATGATGAAGACGACCTTGTTATGCTTGATGGGAATTTAGATGGGTTTAAAAAGAGAAGAGTGTCATAA